In Psychrobacter sp. P11G3, a single genomic region encodes these proteins:
- a CDS encoding MotA/TolQ/ExbB proton channel family protein has product MDFMQYWQISDMVTKTLFFLLLALSILSWVTGIVRVLQSRKLATNVADDLSQQLQARQSDLAGTDAATRRLVTEQTLLKHIGRYRFASERGLPILGTTAAIAPFIGLFGTVWGIFHALHNIGMSGQAGLGQVAGPVGEALIMTGLGIAVAIPAVVFYNLAVRINRRIMYQANDRAHDLLAQSTGLVDTTKVTASHATSASQVHAATSSRSTTSETQHTSNYSNSVPKQL; this is encoded by the coding sequence ATGGACTTTATGCAATACTGGCAGATCAGCGACATGGTGACAAAAACGTTGTTCTTTTTGTTGCTTGCGTTATCTATTCTTTCTTGGGTGACAGGTATCGTCCGCGTATTGCAAAGCCGCAAACTGGCGACCAATGTAGCAGATGATTTAAGTCAGCAATTGCAAGCCAGACAGTCTGATTTGGCTGGTACTGATGCTGCCACACGCCGTTTGGTGACTGAGCAGACTTTGCTCAAGCATATCGGTCGCTATCGCTTTGCTAGTGAGCGCGGTCTGCCGATTCTTGGTACGACAGCAGCGATTGCACCGTTCATCGGCTTGTTTGGTACGGTATGGGGTATTTTCCATGCCTTGCACAACATCGGTATGAGTGGTCAGGCAGGATTAGGGCAAGTTGCAGGGCCAGTCGGTGAAGCTCTAATTATGACAGGTCTTGGTATTGCAGTAGCGATTCCAGCCGTGGTGTTTTATAACCTTGCAGTACGTATCAATCGCCGCATAATGTATCAAGCCAACGACAGAGCGCATGATTTATTGGCGCAATCAACGGGTCTTGTGGATACTACCAAGGTAACTGCGAGCCATGCTACTAGTGCCTCACAAGTGCACGCTGCAACAAGCAGTCGTTCAACGACGAGCGAGACGCAGCATACCAGCAACTACAGTAATTCTGTGCCAAAGCAGCTATAG
- a CDS encoding energy transducer TonB, producing MSSTDLDAPPLKSLLLAIVAVLGLHVLAAIALVAIKTPELKPELKKEMSPLEIKFVSLPAKTVSTEIEKQTVTAKKEVQPEVQVQPAPQPEPKPKKPVKQPTETPVKPKEPVVKNVEPKVTPVIASEKPRPDTSQKVAPKEPLPKPKVDNSAAEAQRQAAAQAESERQARKAEQEAQARAEQEARRVTDAKAAAQAKAAAEAAAAQARAEAEAAAALAQSNEPVSFTASSANWASAPNFSFPERAARRARSGDTLNVVLVLRVNKQGGIDNVRVAQSSGNPLVDKEARRQVRSGKFKPFTKNGVPVVGDVTLPISYAVP from the coding sequence ATGAGTTCAACGGATTTAGACGCGCCACCACTTAAGTCGTTATTGCTAGCTATTGTTGCAGTCTTAGGACTCCATGTGCTTGCCGCAATTGCACTAGTGGCAATAAAAACGCCTGAACTCAAACCTGAGCTAAAAAAAGAGATGTCACCACTTGAGATAAAGTTTGTGTCATTACCGGCAAAAACGGTCTCAACTGAAATAGAAAAGCAAACAGTCACAGCCAAAAAAGAAGTACAGCCTGAGGTACAAGTTCAGCCAGCGCCGCAACCTGAACCAAAGCCTAAAAAGCCGGTTAAACAACCAACAGAGACACCAGTAAAACCAAAAGAGCCTGTTGTAAAAAATGTAGAGCCGAAAGTGACGCCTGTGATAGCGTCAGAAAAGCCTCGTCCTGATACCAGTCAAAAAGTAGCCCCAAAAGAGCCGCTACCGAAGCCAAAGGTTGATAACTCAGCAGCTGAAGCACAACGTCAAGCAGCTGCCCAAGCTGAATCAGAGCGACAAGCCAGAAAAGCTGAGCAAGAGGCGCAAGCTAGGGCAGAGCAAGAAGCTAGAAGAGTCACTGATGCCAAAGCTGCCGCTCAGGCGAAGGCTGCCGCAGAGGCCGCCGCTGCACAAGCAAGAGCTGAGGCGGAAGCAGCAGCTGCTTTAGCACAGAGCAATGAGCCTGTGAGCTTTACTGCTAGCTCAGCCAACTGGGCATCTGCGCCAAACTTTAGTTTCCCTGAGCGCGCTGCACGTAGAGCCCGTTCTGGTGATACGCTCAACGTTGTCTTGGTATTACGAGTCAACAAGCAAGGCGGCATCGATAACGTGCGAGTTGCTCAATCATCAGGTAATCCGCTAGTAGACAAAGAGGCCAGACGTCAAGTGCGATCGGGCAAGTTCAAACCCTTTACTAAGAATGGCGTACCCGTGGTAGGTGATGTGACCCTACCGATCAGTTACGCAGTTCCTTGA
- a CDS encoding siderophore ABC transporter substrate-binding protein, with translation MPTPLLSSRPTASFFKRPLLTAAMTALLATVVAGCSSPESNDSEPADAKTENPTADESQNVANNDAVSVEKIMVNTVKGDVELAMNPSPLVVYDMTLMQDLAALDVAVDGMPGGLLLKNLHSETQPDPKSVGTVFEPDLEALNAMQPQAILVGSRMAEKYDELSSIAPTLDMSIDTANIYESSKQRLHDLGALFGKSDQAAKLQQNIDGLITETKSLTKENKGTGLVVMVNGNKMSAYGDKSRYGFIHTVLGVPMADDKIADAPHGQPISFEYIQKANPDWLFVIDRSAAIGEDGIGAKAVLDNPLVAQSNAWSKQQVVYLSPDSYLAFGGYYQWMQDLTTIKDAFTNAK, from the coding sequence ATGCCGACACCTTTATTATCTAGCAGACCTACCGCCTCTTTTTTCAAACGTCCATTATTGACTGCCGCCATGACAGCTTTGTTAGCTACCGTAGTGGCAGGATGTAGCTCGCCTGAATCCAATGACTCTGAGCCAGCAGACGCCAAAACTGAAAACCCAACGGCTGATGAATCACAGAACGTTGCTAATAACGACGCTGTATCTGTTGAGAAAATCATGGTCAATACTGTAAAAGGTGATGTTGAGCTGGCTATGAACCCATCGCCACTTGTCGTTTATGATATGACGTTGATGCAAGACTTGGCCGCGCTAGATGTGGCGGTCGATGGTATGCCTGGTGGTCTATTACTAAAGAATCTACACTCAGAGACGCAACCTGATCCAAAATCGGTAGGTACTGTGTTTGAGCCAGATCTTGAAGCGTTGAATGCAATGCAACCGCAAGCTATTTTGGTCGGTTCACGCATGGCAGAAAAATACGACGAGCTATCAAGTATCGCGCCGACATTGGACATGAGTATTGATACAGCCAATATCTATGAGTCAAGCAAACAGCGCCTGCATGATTTAGGTGCATTGTTTGGTAAAAGCGATCAAGCAGCTAAGCTACAACAGAACATTGATGGACTCATCACTGAGACCAAAAGTCTAACAAAAGAAAATAAAGGCACTGGCCTAGTCGTCATGGTCAATGGCAATAAAATGTCAGCCTATGGTGACAAGTCTCGCTATGGTTTTATCCATACTGTGTTAGGTGTACCAATGGCAGATGACAAAATTGCCGATGCGCCTCATGGTCAGCCTATATCGTTTGAATACATCCAAAAAGCCAATCCAGATTGGTTATTTGTCATCGACCGTAGTGCTGCAATTGGTGAAGACGGTATTGGTGCCAAGGCCGTATTAGACAATCCATTGGTTGCCCAGAGCAATGCATGGAGCAAGCAGCAAGTGGTTTATTTGAGCCCAGATTCTTACTTAGCATTTGGCGGCTACTACCAGTGGATGCAGGATCTAACGACAATTAAAGATGCTTTTACTAATGCTAAATAA
- a CDS encoding iron chelate uptake ABC transporter family permease subunit, whose amino-acid sequence MSLFSPRTHARLKSSTAPSASSWQSGTGNALHRRTVVPPWFINTASLILMGLLVLLSLSIGVADFSWSGILQSLLTQSANSDSSLLLVSRIPRTIAIILTGIAMAVAGMIIQVVLKNRFVEPSMVGATQSAALGLLVVSLLFPASALIVKMGVATIAAVFGMMLFMLLIHRIPPTDFLMIPLIGIVFGGIIEAVTTFIAYQTESLQLLSVWQFGDFSGVLAGRYELLWLTGALCVLAYIIADKLTIVGLGDNIALNLGISKRQVTWIGVGMVAMMSAVVVVTVGMIPFIGLVVPNIVSRLMGDKLRRSLPAVALLGASAVLLCDIIGRSIRYPFEVPVATIFGVVGTVLFLWLLLRAPSEQ is encoded by the coding sequence ATGTCGTTATTTTCACCCCGTACTCATGCTAGGCTCAAATCCAGTACTGCTCCATCAGCGTCAAGCTGGCAGAGCGGTACTGGCAATGCGTTACATCGACGTACTGTCGTACCACCGTGGTTCATCAATACAGCAAGCCTCATTCTTATGGGGCTTTTAGTGTTATTGAGCTTATCTATTGGTGTGGCTGACTTTTCGTGGTCAGGTATCTTGCAGAGTCTGCTGACTCAGAGTGCCAACTCCGATAGCTCATTGCTATTGGTTAGCCGTATACCGCGCACTATTGCCATTATTTTGACTGGTATTGCAATGGCAGTGGCTGGGATGATTATCCAAGTGGTGCTAAAAAACCGCTTTGTAGAGCCGTCCATGGTTGGTGCAACTCAGAGCGCTGCACTTGGTTTGCTGGTGGTCAGTTTACTGTTCCCTGCCAGTGCGCTCATTGTCAAAATGGGCGTGGCAACCATCGCTGCCGTTTTTGGCATGATGCTATTTATGCTGCTGATTCACCGCATTCCGCCCACTGATTTTTTGATGATTCCACTGATTGGTATTGTCTTCGGCGGCATTATTGAAGCAGTCACTACCTTTATCGCTTATCAAACTGAATCACTGCAGCTGCTGAGTGTTTGGCAGTTTGGGGATTTTTCGGGCGTATTGGCAGGGCGCTATGAGCTGTTATGGCTGACGGGCGCGCTGTGCGTATTGGCCTATATCATTGCCGACAAGCTGACCATCGTCGGTTTGGGTGACAATATCGCCTTGAACCTAGGTATCAGTAAGCGTCAGGTCACTTGGATTGGCGTAGGTATGGTCGCCATGATGAGTGCGGTCGTCGTCGTGACTGTAGGTATGATTCCTTTTATTGGTTTGGTCGTGCCAAACATCGTGAGCCGATTGATGGGTGACAAGTTACGTCGCAGCTTGCCAGCAGTCGCGCTACTGGGTGCTTCAGCTGTATTACTGTGCGATATTATCGGGCGCTCTATTCGCTATCCGTTTGAAGTGCCGGTCGCCACTATTTTTGGTGTGGTTGGTACGGTGCTGTTTTTATGGCTGTTATTGCGAGCGCCCTCTGAGCAGTAG
- a CDS encoding iron chelate uptake ABC transporter family permease subunit produces MFSSTKLTSTKTDATKTSTAIDNSSSADGQYSAAAQGQLAKLWTWIAAHPKSIAAIILLISMTLFMTLNVNGYWDFALPLRGKKLLALMVVGYAIGVSTLLFQTLTHNPILTPSLLGFDSLYVLLQSLLVFFLGAISFTSLDPIAKFTLEIVLMFGASLLLFKLLFSKSSQDLTRLILVGVIFGVLFRSLSALIARLINPDDFVVVQSASYAQFNTVNPQLLGISLFICAITAIFVWRWRYQCDVLMLGQAQAINLGINYQRLAFGLLTVIAVLVATATALVGPVTFFGLLVCALTNRIARHMYHTERLILVSLVAMICLVLGQTIFEQVLDMAGVLSVVIELAGGLMFLALIFMSQRRSL; encoded by the coding sequence ATGTTCTCATCAACTAAGCTTACTTCTACCAAGACTGATGCTACCAAAACCAGCACAGCGATAGATAACTCATCTTCAGCAGATGGTCAGTATTCAGCTGCCGCACAAGGTCAGTTGGCAAAGCTTTGGACATGGATAGCTGCCCATCCAAAATCCATAGCAGCTATTATTCTACTTATCTCGATGACCTTGTTTATGACACTCAATGTCAATGGCTATTGGGACTTTGCGCTACCATTACGCGGCAAAAAACTGCTGGCATTGATGGTGGTTGGCTATGCGATTGGCGTGTCGACGTTACTGTTTCAGACGTTGACTCACAATCCAATTCTAACGCCTTCCCTACTCGGGTTTGACTCACTCTATGTTCTGTTGCAGAGCTTACTGGTTTTCTTTTTAGGTGCGATTAGCTTTACCAGTCTCGATCCTATTGCCAAATTCACGTTAGAGATTGTCCTGATGTTTGGGGCATCTTTATTATTGTTTAAGCTATTATTTTCTAAAAGCAGTCAGGATCTGACGCGGCTAATCTTGGTGGGGGTTATCTTTGGCGTGTTGTTTCGCAGTTTATCAGCACTCATTGCACGGCTGATAAACCCTGATGATTTTGTGGTCGTACAGTCCGCTAGCTACGCGCAGTTCAATACGGTCAATCCTCAGCTACTAGGTATCAGCTTATTTATCTGTGCTATCACTGCGATATTTGTGTGGCGCTGGCGTTACCAGTGCGATGTGTTGATGCTCGGACAAGCACAGGCCATCAACCTTGGTATCAACTATCAACGTCTGGCATTTGGTCTATTAACTGTCATCGCTGTACTGGTTGCCACAGCCACGGCACTGGTCGGTCCAGTGACTTTCTTTGGTCTATTGGTTTGCGCATTGACCAATCGTATCGCGCGACATATGTATCACACCGAGCGGCTAATATTGGTCAGTTTGGTCGCTATGATTTGCTTGGTGCTGGGGCAAACTATCTTTGAGCAAGTGCTAGATATGGCAGGCGTATTGTCCGTCGTGATAGAGCTGGCGGGCGGATTGATGTTCTTAGCATTGATATTTATGTCCCAACGTCGTTCTTTATAA
- a CDS encoding ABC transporter ATP-binding protein, producing the protein MIKLNNISHHIGKQQILHDITLSLPTAQVIALIGPNGAGKSTLFSVMARLQPLQSGQVSFAVDNEERDIVSCQARTLAKTVAMLGQDNHVQGRLRVHELLMFGRYPYHQGQPTADDQQKVQEILERFELEPLAERFLSTLSGGQRQRVLIAMIVCQDTPYLLLDEPLNNLDMYHAGRLMRELRQLSHNQQKTVVIVLHDINQAAQFADTVVTMKAGEVTAVGRPADVITKETMKDLYNVDVTVLSHQGRPVIVDTV; encoded by the coding sequence ATGATTAAACTGAATAATATCTCTCACCATATTGGCAAACAACAAATCTTGCATGACATTACGCTGTCCCTACCAACGGCGCAGGTAATTGCTTTGATTGGTCCTAATGGCGCTGGGAAGTCTACGTTGTTTTCTGTTATGGCTCGCTTGCAGCCGCTACAATCTGGGCAGGTGAGCTTCGCTGTAGATAATGAAGAGCGTGATATTGTCAGCTGTCAGGCGCGGACGCTGGCCAAGACGGTCGCTATGCTCGGGCAAGATAACCATGTACAAGGACGCCTGCGCGTACATGAGCTACTGATGTTTGGTCGTTACCCTTATCATCAAGGACAACCGACCGCTGACGATCAGCAAAAAGTACAGGAAATCCTCGAACGCTTTGAGCTTGAGCCACTTGCCGAGCGTTTCTTGTCAACGCTATCGGGTGGACAGCGACAGCGCGTGCTGATCGCCATGATTGTCTGCCAAGATACGCCTTATTTATTGCTCGATGAGCCACTGAACAACCTAGATATGTATCATGCTGGTCGACTCATGCGTGAGCTACGCCAGCTTAGCCATAATCAGCAAAAAACCGTGGTAATAGTCCTGCATGATATCAACCAAGCGGCACAGTTTGCGGATACTGTGGTTACGATGAAAGCAGGAGAAGTGACGGCTGTTGGTCGTCCTGCTGATGTTATTACTAAAGAGACGATGAAAGATTTATATAACGTCGATGTCACTGTCCTAAGTCATCAGGGTCGTCCAGTGATTGTTGATACGGTTTAA
- a CDS encoding PepSY-associated TM helix domain-containing protein codes for MSFNFRYSCLWIHRYTGLAMAAFLIITGITGTLLAFHDELDDIFNHKLAQVEKQSASHLPIAELHDKVISAYPQYAFSSMPTSIAAERSAVFSVDRARGKAAQNQPKAPFQQVYVHPYTGDIIGTRDRDEWAWHNTMWKVFWLHRDLLLGDIGKLLLGIVALVWTINCFIGFYLTFPRAIKKKAQNQTSPKKRASFLKRWLPAWKIRTKSNMFKLNYDLHHAFGLWLWLMLFVIAWSSVGFNLREVYQPVMHAVVGLEGRDERQENSRKPSEKTEQASGVETATRVKAVSNEAVDVEAVDVVNKANSIAYLSEQANTVAQSKGMLVREFLGIRWIEDEGQWQLRFKTDKDIGKKGGASSITVNAKTGSVEQVNFGYQNSSFGSKTNNWLMTLHMGHIGHGIGHLLYQIFLALVGLAVTVLSITGVYLWWKGRQQRLKASQKGR; via the coding sequence ATGTCATTTAATTTTCGCTATAGCTGTCTTTGGATTCACCGTTATACTGGGCTTGCCATGGCAGCGTTTTTAATTATCACTGGTATTACTGGCACGTTATTGGCATTTCATGACGAGCTAGACGATATCTTCAACCATAAACTGGCTCAGGTCGAAAAACAAAGTGCATCACATCTGCCTATTGCCGAGCTTCATGATAAGGTCATCAGTGCGTACCCTCAATATGCTTTTTCTAGCATGCCAACCTCGATAGCAGCAGAGAGGTCAGCCGTATTTTCGGTAGATAGAGCACGAGGAAAAGCCGCCCAAAACCAACCAAAAGCACCGTTTCAACAGGTTTATGTCCACCCTTATACTGGCGATATCATTGGTACTCGTGATAGAGATGAGTGGGCATGGCACAACACCATGTGGAAAGTGTTTTGGTTACATCGCGATTTATTATTGGGTGATATTGGAAAATTGCTACTAGGGATTGTCGCGCTCGTATGGACAATTAATTGCTTTATTGGCTTTTACTTAACGTTTCCTAGAGCGATCAAGAAAAAAGCACAGAATCAAACCTCGCCTAAAAAACGTGCCTCATTTTTGAAACGTTGGCTACCAGCGTGGAAAATTCGTACCAAAAGTAATATGTTTAAATTGAATTATGATCTACACCATGCCTTTGGGCTGTGGTTATGGCTCATGCTGTTTGTCATCGCGTGGTCGAGTGTTGGTTTTAACCTAAGAGAGGTCTATCAACCTGTGATGCATGCTGTCGTAGGGCTTGAGGGAAGAGATGAAAGACAGGAGAACTCAAGAAAACCATCAGAAAAAACGGAGCAGGCTTCTGGTGTAGAAACAGCAACTAGGGTTAAGGCTGTAAGCAATGAGGCTGTCGATGTCGAGGCTGTTGATGTGGTCAACAAAGCCAATAGCATTGCTTATTTGAGTGAGCAGGCAAATACCGTTGCCCAAAGCAAGGGTATGCTAGTACGGGAGTTTTTAGGCATACGCTGGATTGAGGATGAGGGTCAATGGCAGCTGCGCTTTAAAACAGATAAGGATATTGGTAAAAAAGGCGGTGCATCATCCATCACGGTCAATGCAAAAACGGGTAGCGTTGAACAGGTGAACTTTGGCTACCAAAACTCATCATTTGGTAGCAAAACCAACAATTGGTTGATGACTTTACATATGGGTCATATTGGCCATGGCATCGGCCACTTACTGTATCAAATATTTTTAGCACTGGTAGGTTTGGCTGTGACAGTGTTGTCCATTACGGGCGTCTATCTATGGTGGAAAGGTCGACAGCAACGACTTAAAGCGTCGCAAAAGGGTAGGTAA
- a CDS encoding FepA family TonB-dependent siderophore receptor, translating into MSNQSGCSDFSVITSPKKLQRVVTGKLLLSIAVTSILSSTAFAAEGDEVAVQGATDQEAVPTATLDTIVVRAARDELEQAAGLSIISEEAIEKASVSNDISEIVRKMPGVNLSGSSTSGQRGNQRQIDLRGMGPNNTLILIDGRPVTSRNSSRPSRGSEQDTRGDSQWVPPGAIESIEVLRGPAAARYGSGSMGGVVNIITKSPTEPEFSISGHYEAPESDLEGSSWRTNINMAGALTDKLSSRTTLGYHDSEGDDPYINAKDAQIVDGRSGPAASVAAGTEGVENIDVRQLFEYAMDAINTVGFEVNYSRQENRWAGDSLFQSVNETLIDELDGETTSKMQRYGAAITHRGEYDDASSNSFVEYTRTINERLGEGSAGGGEGQIVLPDDGEDFKWTEATYDTLNAKSEWDIYFDRHTLTAGAEFRGEKLDNPVVSDLAFAEGFDFGDVETDPEQRDPTSDAYLIGAYLEDNYEITPDWYVTPGLRFDYHSEAGSNWSPSINTTWHFSPDWSVKGGVSRAFKAPSLYQLDPNYIYYTGGNGCPSWVPADERGCHVLGNPDLENETSWNKEITFTYDDGTGLNAGLTYYHNAYDNRIGAGTDRVAVDPATNRSIFQWDNQGEAIVEGLEGFVQVPVTDNVSWSTNITGNIRSERKDNGEPLSLIPKFTVNTGVDWDITPRWNADFDVSYYGTIEAPTISVTTGEDSGDPLLDREPYAIANVSTRYDLTKAITVGAGIKNLFDEGVYREGTATNAGARTFNEPGRTYVFDVSVDF; encoded by the coding sequence ATGTCAAACCAATCAGGTTGCTCTGATTTCTCAGTCATCACTTCTCCAAAAAAACTTCAACGCGTCGTGACTGGTAAGCTTTTACTAAGTATCGCTGTGACTTCTATTCTTAGTAGTACTGCTTTTGCTGCCGAGGGTGATGAGGTAGCTGTGCAAGGGGCGACCGACCAAGAAGCTGTGCCTACAGCTACATTGGATACAATTGTGGTGCGGGCAGCAAGGGACGAGCTAGAACAAGCAGCAGGGCTGTCTATTATTAGTGAAGAAGCCATCGAAAAAGCATCAGTTTCTAATGATATCTCGGAAATTGTACGTAAGATGCCAGGTGTGAATTTGTCGGGTTCATCAACGTCAGGTCAGCGTGGTAACCAACGTCAAATTGATTTGCGTGGTATGGGGCCAAATAATACACTTATCTTAATTGACGGTCGTCCTGTCACTTCTCGCAATTCCTCACGACCTAGTCGTGGGAGTGAGCAAGACACGCGTGGTGACTCGCAGTGGGTACCACCAGGCGCTATCGAAAGCATCGAAGTATTGCGTGGTCCAGCAGCAGCCCGTTATGGCTCTGGTAGTATGGGCGGCGTGGTAAATATCATTACTAAGAGCCCGACTGAGCCAGAGTTTTCTATCAGTGGTCACTATGAGGCACCAGAGAGCGATCTAGAAGGCAGTAGCTGGCGTACCAATATCAATATGGCAGGTGCCTTGACAGATAAGCTGTCCTCGCGTACCACTCTTGGTTATCACGATAGTGAAGGCGATGATCCTTATATCAATGCCAAAGATGCACAGATTGTTGATGGGCGCAGTGGTCCGGCTGCCTCGGTAGCGGCAGGTACTGAAGGTGTCGAAAATATCGATGTACGTCAATTGTTCGAATACGCGATGGATGCGATAAATACTGTCGGTTTTGAAGTAAATTATAGCCGTCAAGAAAACCGCTGGGCGGGTGACTCGTTGTTCCAATCAGTGAATGAAACGTTAATAGACGAATTAGACGGCGAAACAACGAGCAAAATGCAACGCTATGGTGCGGCGATCACGCACCGAGGTGAATATGATGACGCTAGTAGTAACAGTTTTGTAGAGTATACTCGGACAATTAATGAGCGCTTGGGTGAAGGTAGTGCGGGTGGTGGCGAAGGACAGATTGTCCTACCTGACGACGGCGAGGATTTTAAATGGACAGAGGCGACTTATGATACGCTGAATGCTAAATCAGAATGGGATATTTACTTTGATCGTCATACCTTGACTGCTGGTGCAGAGTTTCGCGGCGAGAAGCTGGATAACCCTGTGGTATCTGATTTGGCATTTGCAGAGGGTTTTGATTTTGGTGATGTAGAGACCGACCCTGAACAGCGTGATCCAACCTCGGATGCCTACCTGATCGGTGCTTATTTAGAAGATAACTACGAGATCACACCTGACTGGTATGTGACTCCAGGTCTACGCTTCGACTATCATAGCGAGGCTGGTAGTAATTGGTCGCCTAGTATCAATACTACTTGGCACTTTAGTCCTGATTGGTCAGTGAAAGGCGGCGTCAGTCGTGCGTTTAAAGCCCCTTCATTATATCAGCTTGATCCAAACTATATTTACTATACTGGTGGCAATGGTTGTCCATCTTGGGTACCTGCTGATGAAAGAGGTTGCCATGTATTAGGGAACCCTGACCTAGAAAATGAGACATCTTGGAATAAAGAGATCACCTTTACTTATGATGATGGCACTGGACTGAATGCAGGCTTGACTTATTACCACAATGCCTATGATAACCGCATTGGCGCTGGTACAGATCGTGTGGCGGTAGATCCAGCGACAAATCGTTCTATCTTTCAATGGGACAATCAAGGTGAAGCAATTGTCGAAGGTTTAGAAGGTTTTGTACAAGTACCAGTCACTGACAATGTTTCGTGGTCTACCAATATCACCGGTAACATCCGCTCAGAGCGAAAAGACAATGGCGAGCCATTATCGCTCATTCCTAAGTTCACTGTGAACACGGGTGTGGATTGGGATATTACGCCTCGCTGGAATGCCGACTTTGATGTGAGCTACTATGGCACGATTGAAGCCCCTACGATTTCAGTTACGACTGGAGAAGATAGTGGTGACCCGTTGCTTGATCGCGAACCGTATGCCATTGCCAATGTGAGCACTCGCTATGATCTGACAAAAGCGATTACTGTTGGTGCTGGTATCAAAAACTTATTTGATGAGGGTGTTTATCGTGAGGGTACCGCTACGAACGCAGGTGCACGTACGTTCAATGAACCTGGTCGTACTTATGTGTTCGACGTTAGCGTTGATTTTTAG